A genomic stretch from Enterobacter oligotrophicus includes:
- the lldR gene encoding transcriptional regulator LldR has protein sequence MIVMPRRLSDEIATRVRALIEEQHLEAGMKLPAERQLAAQLGVSRNSLREALATLVNEGVLLSRRGGGTFVRWQHDDWSGQNIVQPLKTLMENDPDYSFDILEARHAIETSTAWHAAMRATEADKEKLKVCFEATQSNDPDIASQADVRFHLAIAEASHNVVLLQTMRGFFDLLQSSVKQSRQRMYLVPPVFAQLTEQHEAVLNAILAGDAEAARKAMMAHLGFVHTTIKRFDEDQARQARITRLPGDSDISRENNA, from the coding sequence ATGATAGTGATGCCCAGACGCCTGTCCGACGAGATTGCCACTCGCGTGCGGGCGCTGATTGAAGAACAACATCTGGAGGCGGGCATGAAATTGCCCGCTGAACGTCAGCTTGCCGCCCAGCTTGGCGTGTCGCGCAATTCCCTGCGCGAAGCGCTGGCGACGCTGGTTAACGAAGGCGTGCTGCTGAGCCGTCGCGGTGGCGGCACGTTTGTGCGCTGGCAGCATGATGACTGGTCCGGGCAAAACATCGTCCAGCCGCTGAAAACATTGATGGAAAACGATCCGGACTACAGCTTCGACATTCTTGAAGCGCGTCACGCCATCGAGACCAGTACCGCCTGGCACGCGGCAATGCGGGCAACCGAGGCCGATAAAGAGAAGCTCAAAGTCTGCTTCGAGGCAACGCAAAGCAACGACCCGGATATCGCCTCGCAGGCGGATGTGCGTTTTCATCTGGCGATTGCCGAGGCGTCGCACAACGTGGTGCTGCTGCAAACCATGCGCGGGTTCTTCGACCTGCTGCAATCCTCCGTGAAGCAGAGCCGCCAGCGCATGTATCTGGTCCCGCCGGTTTTCGCCCAGCTCACCGAACAGCATGAAGCCGTGCTCAACGCCATTCTGGCGGGCGATGCCGAGGCCGCGCGCAAAGCGATGATGGCGCATCTCGGCTTCGTGCATACCACCATTAAACGATTTGATGAAGATCAGGCCCGACAGGCGCGTATTACCCGTCTGCCTGGCGACAGTGATATTTCCAGGGAGAACAACGCATGA
- the lldP gene encoding L-lactate permease gives MSLWQQNYDPAGNIWLSSLIASLPILFFFFALIKLKLKGYLAATYTVAIALLVALFFYKMPVDRALASVVYGFFYGLWPIAWIIIAAVFVYKISVKTGQFDIIRSSILSITPDQRLQMLIVGFSFGAFLEGAAGFGAPVAITAALLVGLGFNPLYAAGLCLIVNTAPVAFGAMGIPILVAGQVTGLDSFEIGQMVGRQLPFLTIIVLFWIMAIMDGWRGVKETWPAVMVAGGSFAIAQYLSSNFLGPELPDIISSLVSLVCLTLFLKRWQPVRIFRFADMGASHVDQTLARTGYTTGQIVRAWSPFLFLTATVTLWSIPPFKALFAPGGALYNMVINISVPFLDKMVARMPPVVHDATPYAAVFKFDWFSATGTAILFAAILSVVWLRMKPAAAVQTFAATIKELMLPIYSIGMVLAFAFISNYSGLSSTLALALAHTGHAFTFFSPFLGWLGVFLTGSDTSSNALFAALQATAAQQIGVSDVLLVAANTTGGVTGKMISPQSIAIACAAVGLVGKESDLFRFTVKHSLIFTCMVGVITTLQAYVLTWMIP, from the coding sequence ATGAGCCTCTGGCAACAAAACTACGATCCGGCCGGGAATATCTGGCTGTCGAGCCTGATCGCATCGCTTCCGATCCTGTTCTTCTTCTTTGCGCTGATTAAGCTCAAACTGAAGGGATACCTTGCGGCGACATACACCGTCGCTATCGCCCTGCTGGTGGCGCTATTCTTCTATAAAATGCCGGTCGATCGCGCGCTGGCCTCCGTCGTCTATGGCTTCTTCTACGGCCTGTGGCCGATTGCGTGGATCATCATTGCCGCGGTTTTTGTCTACAAAATCTCGGTGAAAACCGGGCAGTTCGACATTATTCGCTCGTCGATCCTCTCTATTACGCCGGACCAGCGCTTACAGATGCTGATTGTCGGCTTCTCCTTCGGGGCGTTCCTGGAAGGGGCAGCAGGGTTCGGCGCGCCGGTGGCGATCACCGCTGCGCTGCTGGTAGGGCTGGGCTTTAACCCGCTGTATGCCGCGGGCCTGTGCCTGATCGTCAACACCGCACCGGTCGCGTTTGGCGCGATGGGCATTCCGATTCTGGTGGCCGGTCAGGTGACCGGGCTGGACAGCTTTGAGATCGGCCAGATGGTAGGCCGTCAGTTGCCGTTCCTGACCATCATCGTGCTGTTCTGGATCATGGCGATTATGGACGGCTGGCGCGGGGTGAAAGAGACCTGGCCTGCGGTAATGGTAGCGGGCGGTTCCTTCGCCATTGCCCAGTACCTGAGCTCCAACTTCCTTGGCCCGGAACTGCCGGACATTATCTCTTCCCTGGTGTCGCTGGTTTGTCTGACGTTGTTCCTGAAACGCTGGCAGCCAGTGCGCATCTTCCGCTTTGCCGATATGGGCGCGTCGCACGTGGATCAGACGCTGGCTCGCACGGGCTATACCACAGGCCAAATCGTCCGCGCGTGGTCACCGTTCCTGTTCCTGACCGCCACCGTGACGCTGTGGAGCATTCCACCGTTTAAAGCACTGTTCGCCCCTGGCGGTGCGCTGTATAACATGGTGATTAACATCTCCGTGCCGTTCCTCGACAAGATGGTCGCCCGTATGCCGCCGGTGGTGCACGACGCCACGCCGTATGCAGCGGTATTTAAGTTTGACTGGTTCTCCGCCACCGGCACGGCCATTCTGTTTGCGGCTATCCTTTCTGTGGTGTGGCTGCGCATGAAGCCTGCCGCCGCGGTGCAGACCTTTGCAGCGACAATTAAAGAGCTGATGCTGCCGATCTACTCCATCGGCATGGTGCTGGCATTCGCGTTTATCTCGAACTACTCCGGCCTGTCGTCGACGCTGGCGCTGGCGCTGGCCCATACCGGCCATGCGTTTACTTTCTTCTCGCCATTCCTCGGCTGGCTGGGGGTGTTCCTGACCGGTTCCGATACCTCCTCTAACGCGCTGTTTGCCGCCCTGCAGGCAACGGCGGCGCAGCAGATTGGCGTCTCGGACGTGCTGCTCGTGGCGGCTAACACCACCGGCGGCGTAACAGGGAAGATGATCTCTCCGCAATCCATCGCCATAGCCTGTGCGGCGGTGGGACTGGTGGGCAAAGAGTCGGATCTGTTCCGTTTTACCGTGAAACACAGCCTGATATTTACCTGCATGGTGGGCGTTATTACCACGCTGCAGGCCTATGTCTTAACCTGGATGATTCCATGA
- a CDS encoding DUF3320 domain-containing protein — protein sequence MNSTETSTFQNGALSLEQKLEKARAELLDLGARNRLLNIPRSKNTRFLEVIDERSELVYNLLFNEKKTFTFLHGKSGKEDDQEIEDGLSEEKRFIYQFDEEDTDIKSQHLDTKLQTRLTPKGLQTRLLDLYHDSKTLEEEQGANILFLALGTLKWVDPANKENVRYAPLILVPVSLERGSAGERFKLKARSEDIIPNLSLEAFLERVHQITLPVMQSDDDEINVSGYFEAVQKSIALKTDWEVRANDIVLGLFSFSKFLMYRDLDPANWPDDEAITSKYLIRALMEEGFDESDGLLSEDSPIDPIIMPKDMLHIMDSDSSQTLAIHEVRRGRNLVIQGPPGTGKSQTIANIIASAIADGKTVLFVAEKMAALEVVKRRLDQAGVGDACLELHSNKANKRILLEELKRVWDLGSPRGEFPDELIENLTETRDSLNAHPARLHKVYTPSGLTPYQVIGQLVRLRQNGQTPTDFNLHGFDEWSNNDLLKRLDLVKELIERIEDIGLPHNHPWNGVKRESVLPGELDRLIPKITALSQKVHDFQRAIMDLAVRVGVTPEPVLFNEADKIVQITGLIAQAPEFEEVALVNSVWSNSLYEIKNLIEQGEIYEKNFEEIKNVIHEEHFDSPLLEFRDELKTVPEKLLSGAFSAARTLLQLLPQIQITVTSLTRELGTESQYRSSQEIKNLIELSGRVADAPDASPQAFVASVWEHGVEQARELVNAIADLQSLRQNIDPHISDAIWDTELTQIRHNLAIHTGVFKVLNSEWRRSRALARSLIRDTNQPIQQQIELLDNVIQAQALRKNIANCREFGNSAFGSHWRGESSNSSDLKALVEWMATLKDVGSEARILASQLSDRETLRNLSQKLEQLLTQTDIELKQLWKAFGTTPESWFDNHYSIKRVPLGFIEVLAQKLSRIDSTSHQVFKDPADNPGERLETVKKIIALQYQKKTIESQSELGRAAFGSEWLNTRSNWKNLISDYVWMEKYGDLRFICATIKDRSELLNSANQLSATRFSIIDELENLANELESTTDTLFHLDNQHLRIDSVLNKLTLWTANAEQLSKWVAWQHRRNQANKLGLSEVVERLEDGRLPFSICYSSVEYTYYESLFSLMAKETPSLSRFDGDLHNRKVQHFAEMDLRRIKSSSIEVARAHHRRIPSKIGAAGPVGVLRAEMARKRGHMPIRQLMLKAGPAIQAIKPVMMMSPLSVAQFLIPGKQKFDLLVMDEASQIQPVDAIGAIARCEQVVVVGDERQLPPTSFFSRMTEASNDDGDEDSTQVADIESILGLFVARGLPQRMLRWHYRSRHQSLIAVSNSQFYENKLFIVPSPFTEEAGMGLRFHYVENGVFESGEGNANPIEAKRIATAILEHAQQYPEMSLGVATFSVSQRKAIQDELEILRRLNPQYEDFFNSHPAEPFFIKNLENIQGDERDVIMISVGYARNKQGYLAMRFGPLGSQGGERRLNVLISRAKRRCEVFASITDEDIDLGRTKGVGVLAFKLFLQYARTGRLSMSTVSGRPMDSVFEEQVASALQNRGYQVHPQVGIAGFFIDLAIADPELPGRYLLGIECDGSAYHSSRSARERDRLRQAVLEDHGWIIHRIWSTDWFQRPEEQLQKVIYAIENAKRELNSRTEHIYGRSRAVPVDIVTVEREDVVEVGLDRTDSANDQSIIYEEAQPEANLSYALHETPTGILADMVEKIVFTESPIHLSELITRLRSAWGLQRAGARIESVVNQAAQIACRRGKIYKEHEFFIHKEVAIRLRNRQNVLSASIRKPELIAPIEIASGVFDIVSASLGATEDEIITSISRMLGFKSTSSLLRKVISDVIEQEIKDNRLKQQDGLIVIGDTSSVQNAV from the coding sequence ATGAATTCTACTGAGACCTCAACCTTTCAAAACGGCGCCCTTTCTTTAGAACAAAAACTTGAAAAAGCCAGGGCTGAACTTCTGGATTTAGGGGCAAGGAACCGCTTACTCAACATTCCGCGATCGAAAAATACACGTTTCCTGGAAGTGATTGATGAGCGTTCTGAGTTGGTTTACAACCTTCTCTTTAATGAAAAAAAGACGTTCACATTTTTGCATGGTAAATCAGGAAAAGAAGACGACCAAGAGATTGAAGATGGTCTTTCAGAAGAAAAAAGGTTTATTTATCAATTCGATGAAGAAGATACTGATATAAAATCTCAGCATCTTGATACCAAACTGCAGACTCGTTTAACACCTAAAGGGTTGCAGACTCGATTACTCGATTTGTACCACGACTCCAAAACGCTAGAAGAGGAGCAAGGCGCAAACATTCTTTTCCTGGCACTGGGCACATTGAAGTGGGTAGATCCCGCCAATAAAGAGAATGTCCGTTATGCTCCCTTGATACTGGTCCCAGTCAGTCTGGAACGCGGTAGCGCCGGAGAAAGATTTAAACTAAAAGCGCGCTCAGAAGACATCATCCCTAATCTCTCTCTGGAAGCCTTCCTTGAACGCGTACACCAGATCACCCTACCGGTAATGCAATCTGATGATGATGAAATTAACGTAAGTGGTTACTTTGAGGCTGTACAGAAATCAATAGCATTGAAAACAGATTGGGAAGTTAGGGCCAACGATATTGTTCTTGGTTTGTTCTCTTTTTCTAAATTTTTGATGTATCGCGATCTTGACCCTGCTAACTGGCCAGATGATGAAGCTATTACATCAAAATATCTTATTCGTGCGCTCATGGAAGAAGGGTTCGATGAAAGCGATGGACTTCTTTCAGAAGATAGCCCTATAGACCCCATTATCATGCCAAAAGATATGCTTCATATTATGGATAGTGATAGCTCTCAGACGCTCGCGATTCATGAAGTAAGGAGAGGTAGAAACCTTGTTATACAAGGGCCGCCGGGGACGGGTAAGTCGCAGACGATAGCCAATATCATTGCATCGGCCATTGCGGATGGAAAAACGGTACTCTTTGTTGCAGAAAAAATGGCAGCTCTTGAAGTGGTCAAACGACGCTTAGACCAAGCAGGGGTAGGTGATGCTTGTTTAGAACTTCACAGCAATAAAGCCAATAAACGAATTTTGCTCGAAGAATTGAAGCGGGTATGGGATTTAGGTTCACCCCGCGGTGAATTTCCTGATGAATTGATTGAGAACTTAACCGAAACCCGCGATTCCCTGAATGCCCACCCAGCACGTCTACATAAAGTCTACACACCTTCGGGTTTGACCCCTTATCAGGTAATTGGGCAATTGGTACGGTTGCGCCAAAATGGGCAAACACCTACGGACTTTAATCTTCATGGCTTCGATGAATGGAGCAATAACGATCTGTTAAAACGACTGGATCTCGTTAAAGAGCTTATTGAACGGATTGAAGATATTGGGCTACCCCATAATCATCCCTGGAATGGCGTAAAACGAGAATCCGTTTTGCCGGGTGAACTCGATCGCTTGATACCAAAAATCACTGCGTTGTCGCAAAAAGTGCATGACTTTCAAAGGGCTATAATGGATTTGGCTGTGCGAGTAGGGGTAACACCTGAACCCGTACTTTTCAACGAGGCGGACAAAATTGTTCAGATTACTGGCCTCATAGCTCAGGCACCTGAGTTTGAAGAAGTTGCACTCGTAAACTCTGTCTGGTCTAACTCTCTTTACGAAATAAAAAATCTAATTGAACAGGGTGAAATTTATGAGAAGAATTTTGAGGAAATTAAAAATGTGATTCATGAGGAACATTTTGATAGCCCTCTTCTTGAATTTAGAGATGAGCTGAAAACTGTACCGGAAAAACTTTTGTCGGGTGCTTTCTCAGCCGCGAGGACATTACTACAACTGTTACCTCAAATTCAAATAACAGTGACCAGCCTGACGAGAGAGTTAGGAACTGAGTCTCAGTATCGTTCTTCTCAGGAAATCAAAAACCTGATTGAGCTCAGCGGACGCGTGGCTGATGCACCTGATGCAAGCCCACAGGCTTTTGTCGCTTCCGTATGGGAGCATGGTGTTGAACAAGCCAGAGAGCTGGTCAATGCGATCGCTGATTTACAGTCTTTGCGCCAGAATATCGATCCCCACATTTCTGACGCCATATGGGATACTGAACTTACACAAATTCGTCATAACCTTGCAATACATACGGGTGTATTCAAAGTCTTGAATAGTGAATGGCGCCGTTCACGTGCACTTGCTCGCTCTCTCATTCGAGATACCAACCAACCTATTCAGCAGCAAATCGAACTTTTGGACAATGTTATCCAGGCACAAGCGCTACGAAAAAATATCGCTAACTGTCGCGAATTTGGCAATAGTGCATTTGGCTCGCACTGGCGTGGCGAAAGCAGTAACAGTAGTGATCTGAAAGCATTGGTGGAATGGATGGCGACGCTGAAAGATGTTGGCTCAGAAGCACGTATACTTGCGAGTCAACTGTCGGATCGGGAAACGCTGAGAAACCTTAGTCAGAAACTTGAGCAGCTTCTAACCCAAACCGATATCGAACTGAAACAGCTTTGGAAGGCTTTTGGCACAACTCCCGAATCCTGGTTTGATAATCACTATTCAATTAAGCGTGTTCCATTAGGTTTTATTGAGGTATTAGCTCAAAAACTCAGTCGTATAGATTCAACATCACATCAGGTGTTTAAAGATCCTGCGGATAACCCAGGTGAACGCCTGGAGACAGTTAAGAAGATTATCGCATTACAGTATCAGAAAAAGACCATTGAATCCCAATCCGAATTGGGAAGGGCTGCATTTGGTAGTGAGTGGCTAAACACGCGGTCAAACTGGAAAAATCTTATTAGCGATTATGTATGGATGGAAAAATACGGTGACTTACGCTTTATCTGTGCGACGATAAAAGATCGTAGTGAGTTACTGAATTCCGCCAATCAACTTTCAGCAACACGTTTCTCCATCATTGATGAACTTGAAAACCTGGCCAACGAGTTAGAATCGACCACCGACACACTTTTCCATTTAGATAATCAGCATTTACGTATCGATAGTGTCCTGAACAAACTTACCTTATGGACTGCAAATGCCGAACAATTGTCCAAATGGGTTGCCTGGCAACACCGACGCAATCAGGCGAACAAACTGGGGCTGTCAGAAGTGGTAGAAAGGCTTGAGGATGGGCGATTACCATTCTCCATTTGTTATAGCTCTGTCGAATATACCTATTATGAATCGCTGTTCAGTTTGATGGCTAAAGAGACACCTTCCCTTTCCCGCTTCGACGGTGATCTTCATAATCGAAAAGTGCAGCACTTTGCAGAAATGGATTTACGCCGCATAAAGAGCTCAAGTATTGAGGTCGCTCGGGCACACCATCGCCGTATTCCTTCCAAAATTGGAGCGGCAGGTCCGGTTGGAGTTTTGCGCGCTGAAATGGCGAGGAAAAGAGGTCATATGCCTATTCGTCAATTGATGCTTAAAGCGGGCCCGGCAATACAGGCAATCAAACCGGTCATGATGATGAGCCCACTCTCTGTCGCACAATTTTTGATCCCAGGTAAGCAAAAATTTGATTTGCTTGTGATGGATGAAGCGAGCCAAATTCAGCCTGTCGATGCCATAGGTGCAATTGCGCGGTGTGAGCAAGTTGTTGTTGTCGGCGACGAAAGACAATTACCGCCAACCAGTTTCTTCTCTCGTATGACTGAAGCCAGTAACGATGATGGGGATGAAGATTCAACACAAGTAGCAGATATCGAAAGTATACTCGGATTGTTTGTTGCCAGAGGCTTGCCACAACGAATGCTTCGCTGGCATTACCGAAGTCGGCACCAGTCGCTTATTGCGGTTTCTAATAGTCAGTTCTACGAAAACAAATTGTTTATAGTCCCAAGCCCATTTACCGAAGAGGCTGGTATGGGCTTACGATTCCATTATGTGGAAAACGGTGTTTTCGAATCGGGTGAGGGCAATGCCAATCCTATTGAGGCAAAAAGGATTGCTACCGCTATTCTTGAGCATGCACAACAATACCCTGAAATGTCACTCGGAGTCGCAACATTCTCTGTTTCACAACGTAAGGCGATTCAGGATGAATTAGAGATTCTCCGCCGTTTAAATCCGCAATATGAAGATTTCTTTAATTCTCACCCTGCCGAGCCATTCTTCATTAAAAACCTGGAAAACATTCAAGGTGACGAACGTGATGTCATCATGATCTCTGTAGGATATGCGCGTAATAAACAAGGCTATCTGGCAATGCGATTCGGCCCTCTGGGTTCACAAGGTGGTGAGCGGCGGCTTAATGTGCTGATTAGCCGCGCAAAACGGCGATGTGAGGTTTTTGCATCGATCACTGATGAAGATATTGATCTTGGACGTACTAAAGGTGTTGGCGTATTGGCTTTCAAACTCTTCCTTCAATATGCCCGCACAGGACGTTTATCAATGTCCACAGTTTCCGGGCGCCCGATGGATAGCGTATTTGAAGAACAAGTCGCATCAGCACTTCAAAACCGAGGTTATCAGGTGCACCCACAAGTCGGAATTGCTGGCTTCTTTATCGATCTGGCAATTGCCGATCCTGAATTACCTGGGCGTTATCTTCTCGGGATCGAATGTGATGGCAGCGCTTATCATTCCTCTCGTTCTGCCAGAGAGCGTGATCGTTTACGTCAGGCCGTTCTGGAGGATCATGGTTGGATCATACACCGAATCTGGAGTACGGATTGGTTCCAAAGACCTGAGGAACAACTGCAAAAAGTTATTTATGCTATTGAGAATGCAAAAAGAGAACTGAATAGTAGAACAGAACATATATATGGACGTTCCCGAGCAGTTCCTGTTGATATTGTCACAGTTGAACGAGAAGACGTTGTTGAGGTTGGCCTTGATAGAACTGATTCCGCTAATGACCAGTCTATCATTTATGAAGAAGCACAACCCGAAGCCAATCTTTCCTATGCTTTACATGAAACACCAACCGGCATACTTGCTGACATGGTTGAAAAAATAGTTTTCACTGAATCGCCTATCCATTTGAGCGAATTGATAACTCGTCTTCGCTCAGCATGGGGATTGCAGCGGGCTGGTGCGCGGATAGAAAGCGTTGTTAACCAGGCTGCTCAAATTGCCTGCAGGAGAGGTAAGATTTATAAGGAGCATGAATTTTTCATACACAAAGAAGTAGCAATTCGACTGCGCAACAGACAAAACGTCTTGTCTGCAAGTATACGTAAACCAGAACTGATCGCACCTATAGAAATCGCTTCAGGTGTATTTGACATCGTTAGCGCAAGCCTTGGAGCAACAGAAGATGAAATCATTACATCCATCTCAAGGATGCTTGGTTTTAAATCGACTAGTAGTCTCCTGAGAAAAGTGATCTCCGATGTCATTGAGCAGGAAATTAAAGATAACCGCCTAAAGCAGCAAGATGGTTTGATTGTTATCGGAGATACCTCTTCTGTTCAGAATGCTGTTTAA
- a CDS encoding YibL family ribosome-associated protein, translating into MKEVEKNEIKRLSDRLDLIRHQMAGLSLVDSAEKYAELEKETAKLEAEIDRLREVKGQKLSKEAQKLMNMPHRRAITKKEQADMGKLKKSVRGLVVVHPMTELGREMGLKEMTGFCKTAF; encoded by the coding sequence ATGAAAGAAGTCGAAAAGAACGAAATTAAACGCCTGAGCGACCGTCTGGATCTGATCCGTCACCAGATGGCGGGCCTGTCACTGGTTGATTCCGCTGAGAAGTATGCCGAGCTGGAGAAAGAGACCGCTAAGCTGGAAGCCGAAATCGACCGCCTGCGTGAAGTTAAAGGCCAGAAGCTGAGCAAAGAAGCGCAGAAGCTGATGAATATGCCGCATCGCCGTGCGATCACCAAAAAAGAGCAGGCCGATATGGGCAAGCTGAAAAAAAGCGTCCGTGGTCTGGTGGTGGTACACCCGATGACAGAACTTGGCCGTGAAATGGGCCTGAAAGAGATGACAGGTTTTTGTAAGACGGCTTTCTGA
- the mtlR gene encoding mannitol operon repressor MtlR, translating to MMQSAAQVSLRPNYRLSDMQAIMEQTQAFENRVLERLNAGKTVRSFLIAAVELLTEAVNILVLQVFRKDDYAVKYAVEPLLDGDGPLGDLSVRLKLIYGLGVLSRPEYEDAELLMALREELNHDGNEYSFTDDEILGPFGELHCVSALPPAPHFDNSDPELYAMQKLRYQQVVRSTMVLSLTELISRISLKKAFQK from the coding sequence ATGATGCAGAGTGCGGCGCAGGTTAGCCTGCGCCCAAATTACAGATTGTCAGATATGCAGGCAATAATGGAACAAACCCAGGCCTTTGAAAATCGTGTGCTTGAGCGTCTGAATGCTGGCAAAACCGTACGAAGTTTCCTGATTGCCGCGGTTGAGCTGTTAACCGAAGCGGTGAACATTCTGGTACTTCAGGTGTTTCGCAAAGACGACTATGCGGTAAAGTATGCTGTAGAACCGTTACTGGACGGAGACGGACCGCTGGGCGATTTATCGGTGCGCCTGAAGCTGATTTATGGTCTTGGCGTGCTGAGCAGGCCAGAGTATGAAGATGCTGAGCTGCTGATGGCGCTGCGCGAAGAGTTAAATCATGACGGTAATGAATATAGCTTTACCGATGATGAAATTCTGGGGCCGTTCGGCGAGCTGCATTGCGTCAGCGCCCTTCCCCCTGCTCCCCATTTTGATAACAGCGATCCTGAACTGTACGCAATGCAAAAGCTGCGTTATCAGCAGGTTGTCCGCTCCACCATGGTTCTTTCCCTGACTGAGCTGATTTCCCGAATCAGCTTAAAAAAAGCGTTTCAGAAGTAA
- the mtlD gene encoding mannitol-1-phosphate 5-dehydrogenase produces the protein MKALHFGAGNIGRGFIGKLLADAGITLTFADVNQVVLDALNARHSYQVHVVGENEQVETVSGVNAVSSIGDDVIDLIASVDLVTTAVGPVVLERIAPAVAKGLAKRKAQGIEAPLNIIACENMVRGTTQLKGHVLAAVADEDKAWVEAHVGFVDSAVDRIVPPSESATNDPLEVTVETFSEWIVDKTQFKGALPTIPGMELTDNLMAFVERKLFTLNTGHAITAYLGKLAGHQTIRDAILDENIRAVVKGAMEESGAVLIKRYGFDADKHAAYIQKILGRFENPYLKDDVERVGRQPLRKLSAGDRLIKPLLGTLEYGLPHANLVKGIAAAMHYRSEQDPQAIELAELIDSKGAQAALAQVSGLDANSDVVVEAVNAYNATK, from the coding sequence ATGAAAGCATTACATTTTGGCGCAGGTAATATTGGTCGTGGTTTTATCGGCAAACTGCTGGCAGACGCGGGTATTACGCTGACATTCGCCGATGTGAACCAGGTGGTGCTTGACGCCCTGAATGCCCGTCATAGCTATCAGGTCCACGTGGTAGGCGAAAATGAGCAGGTCGAGACGGTGTCTGGCGTGAACGCGGTGAGCAGCATCGGCGACGACGTTATCGACCTGATTGCCAGCGTTGATCTGGTCACCACCGCGGTGGGTCCGGTGGTACTTGAGCGCATTGCCCCTGCGGTGGCAAAAGGTCTGGCTAAGCGTAAAGCGCAGGGCATTGAAGCGCCGCTGAACATCATCGCCTGTGAAAACATGGTGCGCGGCACCACGCAGTTGAAAGGCCACGTTCTCGCTGCCGTCGCGGATGAAGATAAAGCCTGGGTTGAAGCACATGTCGGGTTTGTTGATTCCGCCGTTGACCGTATCGTCCCGCCGTCAGAATCTGCCACCAACGACCCGCTGGAAGTGACTGTTGAAACCTTCAGCGAGTGGATCGTCGATAAAACTCAGTTTAAGGGTGCGTTGCCGACCATTCCGGGAATGGAATTAACGGATAATCTGATGGCATTTGTCGAACGTAAACTCTTCACGCTGAACACCGGGCATGCTATAACCGCGTACCTCGGAAAATTGGCCGGTCATCAGACCATCCGTGACGCGATCCTCGATGAGAACATCCGCGCTGTGGTAAAAGGTGCGATGGAAGAGAGCGGTGCGGTGCTGATCAAACGCTACGGTTTTGATGCTGACAAACACGCAGCATACATCCAGAAAATCCTCGGTCGTTTTGAAAACCCGTATCTGAAAGATGACGTTGAGCGCGTGGGCCGTCAGCCGTTGCGTAAACTGAGCGCAGGCGATCGTCTGATTAAGCCGCTACTGGGCACGCTGGAATACGGCCTGCCACATGCCAACCTGGTGAAAGGGATTGCCGCCGCGATGCACTACCGCAGCGAGCAGGACCCACAGGCGATTGAGCTGGCAGAGCTGATTGACAGCAAAGGCGCACAGGCTGCGCTGGCGCAGGTTTCCGGTCTGGATGCCAACAGCGACGTGGTTGTGGAGGCGGTTAACGCATACAACGCAACCAAATGA